Proteins from one Flavobacterium sp. N2038 genomic window:
- the pelA gene encoding pectate lyase produces the protein MIQLKKIAVLFIALFNVGLHAQNTYKKWPDVIRKNESSWFGSEEAKKIAENALLYQRDIGGWPKNIQMQNELTPKQKKDLIALKKMDVETTTDNGATCQEMLFMSRMYAQVKDERYKKSFLKGLDYLLEAQYANGGWPQFYPLKKGYYTHITYNDDSMVNILNVLKQISEETDFYSIKPSKEVVEKTKKAFDKGIDCILKTQYKQNGVLTAWCAQHDEVTLAPANARAFELASLSGYESVKIVLLLMSLEKPTPEIVTAVKSAVAWLEKTKITNLEEKRILNEEGKIIEKKMIPTTNAAPIWARFMDLETNEPFFCDRDGIRKKALDQIGSERRNGYSWYSDAAKEVLKLYPSWAIKNGTKVSASDKKNISLITVAQDGSGDFTKIQDAIYACPAFPYEKITISIKNGIYNEKVRIPEWNTNVVLQGESKEKTIITFDDNFSKINLGRNSTFYTYTVLVEGDDFSASNLTIKNASSDNGQGIALSIVANRARISNCIISGNQDTLYLSGKTSKQYFVNCYIEGTTDFIFGSATALFENCEIHSIKSSYITAASTPEGIPFGFVFKNCKLTAALAADAVYLGRPWRIYAKTVFINCEMGKQIKPEGWENWSKPEAEKKAFYAEYNCSGEGFQPSKRVQWSYQLKKTEAEKYTTENILNDAISNWYSK, from the coding sequence ATGATTCAATTAAAAAAAATAGCAGTACTTTTTATAGCATTGTTTAATGTTGGTCTGCATGCTCAGAATACCTACAAAAAATGGCCGGACGTTATTCGTAAAAATGAATCGTCCTGGTTTGGATCTGAAGAAGCTAAGAAAATAGCCGAAAATGCGTTGCTTTACCAAAGGGATATTGGAGGCTGGCCTAAAAATATTCAAATGCAGAATGAGCTGACTCCTAAACAAAAAAAGGATTTAATTGCACTTAAAAAAATGGATGTGGAAACCACAACTGATAATGGTGCAACTTGTCAGGAAATGCTTTTTATGTCAAGGATGTATGCTCAGGTAAAAGACGAGCGTTATAAAAAATCGTTTTTAAAAGGACTGGATTATTTGTTAGAGGCACAATATGCTAATGGTGGCTGGCCACAGTTTTATCCGTTAAAAAAAGGATATTATACGCATATTACCTACAATGACGATTCGATGGTAAATATTCTGAATGTTTTGAAACAAATAAGTGAGGAAACAGATTTTTACAGCATTAAACCCTCTAAAGAAGTGGTCGAAAAAACGAAAAAAGCTTTTGATAAAGGAATTGACTGCATTTTAAAAACGCAATACAAACAAAACGGTGTTTTAACAGCCTGGTGCGCTCAGCATGATGAAGTTACTTTGGCACCTGCAAATGCAAGAGCTTTTGAGCTAGCCTCATTAAGTGGATATGAATCTGTAAAAATTGTATTGTTGTTAATGTCACTTGAAAAGCCGACACCGGAAATTGTTACGGCAGTAAAAAGTGCAGTCGCATGGTTGGAGAAGACAAAAATCACCAATTTGGAAGAAAAAAGAATTCTCAATGAAGAAGGAAAAATTATAGAGAAAAAGATGATTCCGACAACAAATGCTGCACCAATCTGGGCTCGTTTTATGGACTTAGAAACTAATGAACCTTTCTTTTGTGATCGCGACGGAATCAGAAAAAAAGCATTAGATCAAATTGGTTCAGAGAGACGAAATGGGTATTCGTGGTATTCAGACGCGGCTAAAGAAGTATTAAAATTATATCCTTCCTGGGCAATTAAGAACGGGACAAAAGTTTCAGCTTCAGATAAAAAGAATATATCCCTAATTACTGTTGCTCAGGATGGTTCGGGAGATTTTACCAAAATTCAGGATGCTATTTATGCTTGCCCTGCATTCCCTTACGAAAAAATTACCATTAGTATAAAAAATGGAATTTATAATGAAAAAGTCAGAATTCCGGAATGGAATACTAATGTTGTTTTGCAAGGCGAAAGCAAAGAAAAAACAATCATTACTTTTGATGATAATTTTTCGAAAATCAATCTGGGAAGAAACAGTACTTTTTATACTTACACCGTTTTAGTAGAAGGAGATGATTTTTCTGCTTCAAATTTAACTATTAAAAATGCATCTAGCGATAATGGTCAGGGTATAGCATTATCTATAGTTGCCAATCGTGCCAGAATTTCGAATTGTATTATTTCAGGAAATCAGGACACCTTGTATCTGTCTGGAAAAACGTCAAAACAATATTTTGTAAACTGTTATATAGAAGGTACAACTGATTTTATTTTTGGAAGTGCAACAGCTTTGTTTGAGAATTGCGAAATTCACAGTATAAAAAGCTCTTATATAACGGCTGCTTCAACGCCGGAAGGAATTCCTTTTGGATTTGTTTTTAAGAATTGTAAGCTTACAGCAGCACTGGCCGCCGATGCAGTTTATTTAGGAAGACCATGGCGCATTTATGCTAAAACAGTTTTTATAAATTGCGAAATGGGAAAACAAATAAAACCGGAAGGCTGGGAAAACTGGTCTAAACCCGAGGCAGAGAAAAAAGCTTTTTATGCCGAATATAATTGCAGTGGCGAAGGATTTCAACCTTCAAAAAGAGTACAATGGTCTTATCAGCTTAAAAAGACAGAGGCTGAAAAATACACAACAGAAAACATTTTGAATGATGCAATATCCAATTGGTATTCAAAATAA
- a CDS encoding glycoside hydrolase family 28 protein: protein MNFKIFLFLLISCTAFAQKMEFPSTKVDSVISRIQLPVFPSFEINIAKLGAKGDSITNTKKAFDKAMALCKKNNGGTIIVPKGIYKINGPIHFVSNVNLRIEKGAKIKFSDNPQDYLPMVLTSWEGTMLYNYSPLIYANNCTNIAISGEGTIDGEGGKIWKTFKAKEGAGKERSREMNHNKVPVKDRKFGEGYFLRPQMIQFFKCKNILVENIRIENSPFWCLHLLKSESITVRGVSYKSLNHNNDGIDPEYAKDVLIENVTFNNGDDNVAIKAGRDHEGRANEATPSENIVIRNCNFKGLHGVVIGSEMSAGVQNIFVENCKTIGYLKRGIYLKTNADRGGYIKNIFVNNIHLDEVEDCIYITANYHGEGKGFQSDISNVHFSNINCNKASESGIVIQGFPDKKIRGISFSNIEIKSAKNALSNENAENVLMTDVFIGQRASVPSAVSKP, encoded by the coding sequence ATGAACTTTAAAATTTTCCTTTTTTTATTGATTTCCTGTACTGCTTTTGCGCAGAAAATGGAATTTCCATCGACTAAAGTTGATTCTGTTATTAGCAGAATTCAGCTTCCGGTCTTCCCTTCATTCGAAATAAATATTGCAAAACTTGGTGCAAAAGGAGATTCTATAACCAATACTAAAAAGGCTTTTGATAAAGCGATGGCTCTATGTAAAAAAAATAATGGAGGAACTATAATTGTTCCAAAAGGAATTTATAAAATCAATGGTCCAATTCATTTTGTAAGCAATGTAAATCTGAGAATAGAAAAAGGAGCCAAAATTAAATTCAGTGACAATCCGCAGGACTATTTGCCAATGGTTTTAACAAGTTGGGAAGGAACAATGCTCTACAATTACAGTCCGCTTATATATGCTAATAATTGTACTAATATTGCTATTTCCGGAGAAGGAACAATTGATGGAGAAGGAGGTAAGATCTGGAAAACTTTTAAAGCAAAAGAAGGTGCAGGAAAAGAACGAAGCCGTGAAATGAATCACAATAAGGTGCCTGTAAAGGATAGAAAATTTGGAGAAGGCTATTTTTTAAGACCGCAGATGATTCAGTTTTTTAAATGCAAAAACATATTGGTAGAGAATATCAGAATAGAAAATTCTCCGTTTTGGTGTCTCCATCTTTTAAAATCAGAAAGTATAACCGTTCGCGGAGTAAGTTATAAATCACTAAATCATAACAACGACGGAATAGATCCTGAATATGCTAAAGATGTTTTAATAGAAAATGTAACGTTTAATAATGGTGATGACAATGTTGCCATTAAAGCAGGAAGAGATCATGAAGGAAGAGCCAATGAGGCAACGCCAAGTGAAAATATAGTAATTAGAAATTGCAATTTTAAAGGATTGCACGGAGTTGTTATTGGAAGCGAAATGTCAGCAGGAGTACAGAATATTTTTGTTGAAAATTGCAAAACGATTGGATATTTAAAAAGAGGAATCTATTTAAAGACAAATGCAGATCGCGGAGGATATATCAAAAATATATTTGTAAATAATATTCACTTAGACGAGGTAGAAGACTGTATTTATATTACAGCAAACTATCATGGAGAGGGAAAAGGTTTTCAATCTGACATATCAAATGTACATTTCTCTAATATTAACTGCAATAAAGCATCAGAATCCGGAATCGTAATTCAGGGATTTCCCGATAAAAAAATCAGAGGTATATCTTTCAGTAATATCGAAATCAAATCAGCAAAAAATGCATTATCAAACGAAAATGCAGAAAATGTTTTAATGACAGATGTTTTTATAGGGCAGAGAGCGAGTGTGCCATCGGCGGTTTCAAAACCGTAG